Proteins encoded within one genomic window of Candidatus Methylomirabilota bacterium:
- a CDS encoding chromate transporter — translation MTQMPPVASVTRPSTAALLKYFLYLGSLGFGGPVALVGYMQRDLVEQRGWFTKEEYMKSLALAQLAPGPLAAQLAICLGYVHSRVAGATLVSAAFILPSFIMTLAISWLYVRFGGLPWMQAAFYGVGAAVIGIIVLAAYKLAKLTIAKDRVQWVIFAVLAVVTAWTESEILWLFLLAGVVAMVAQAPPAWLKRRVPACLAVAATPEVLAQILVYFAKAGAFVFGSGLAIVPFLYAGVVQQYHWLNDQQFIDAVAVAMLTPGPIVITVAFIGYLVASFPGAVAAAVGVFLPVYLFVVIPYPYFDRISANPKVKAFVAGVTAAASGTIAGACFVLARRAIIDVPTVLIALAVLGITWRFKVPEPLLIAAGAVVGVVIISLR, via the coding sequence ATGACGCAGATGCCGCCGGTCGCCTCCGTGACGCGTCCCAGCACCGCCGCGCTGCTCAAGTACTTCCTCTACCTCGGCAGCCTGGGCTTCGGCGGGCCCGTCGCCCTCGTGGGCTACATGCAGCGTGATCTCGTGGAGCAGCGCGGCTGGTTCACGAAGGAGGAATACATGAAGTCGCTGGCGCTGGCCCAGCTGGCGCCGGGTCCGCTGGCCGCGCAGCTCGCCATCTGCCTGGGCTACGTGCACTCGCGCGTGGCCGGCGCCACCCTCGTTTCGGCGGCGTTCATCCTGCCGTCGTTCATCATGACCCTCGCCATCAGCTGGCTCTATGTGCGCTTCGGCGGGCTGCCGTGGATGCAGGCGGCCTTCTACGGCGTGGGCGCCGCGGTGATCGGCATCATCGTGCTCGCCGCGTACAAGCTCGCCAAGCTCACGATCGCGAAGGATCGGGTGCAGTGGGTGATCTTCGCGGTGCTGGCGGTCGTCACCGCGTGGACCGAGTCCGAGATCCTCTGGCTGTTCTTGCTCGCTGGGGTGGTCGCCATGGTGGCGCAGGCGCCGCCGGCCTGGCTCAAGCGTCGCGTGCCCGCGTGCCTGGCGGTGGCCGCCACGCCGGAGGTGCTCGCACAGATCCTCGTGTACTTCGCCAAGGCGGGCGCCTTCGTCTTCGGCAGCGGCCTGGCCATCGTGCCGTTCCTCTACGCCGGCGTGGTGCAGCAGTACCACTGGCTCAACGATCAGCAGTTCATCGACGCGGTGGCGGTGGCCATGCTCACGCCCGGCCCCATCGTCATCACGGTGGCCTTCATCGGCTACCTGGTGGCGAGCTTCCCCGGCGCCGTGGCCGCGGCGGTGGGCGTGTTCCTGCCCGTGTATCTCTTCGTCGTGATCCCGTATCCCTATTTCGATCGCATCAGCGCGAACCCGAAGGTGAAGGCCTTCGTGGCCGGCGTGACCGCGGCGGCCTCGGGGACCATCGCGGGGGCCTGCTTCGTCCTCGCCCGGCGCGCGATTATCGACGTGCCGACCGTGCTGATCGCGCTCGCCGTGCTCGGCATTACCTGGCGGTTCAAGGTACCCGAACCCCTGCTCATCGCCGCCGGCGCGG